A single window of Leishmania panamensis strain MHOM/PA/94/PSC-1 chromosome 35 sequence DNA harbors:
- a CDS encoding hypothetical protein (TriTrypDB/GeneDB-style sysID: LpmP.35.4250) — MLFIRFILLVLILLFFVIAFIGTTPLPLYSNKITNYNQNGKVEVSLWFIKVGTVSVTGENVTEVPTSYPVRINYAGCEEFRSVFRSMQAFAIGGTVFGFYAVLVSCLQCFCRLKVKLPLFMFLFLAMLCELCVIVIAGVAYGKEFCPSLATDGNLTTIIFKGAGYKLDSAFSLHVVALVGYTICLIITPFTQQLWCGKA, encoded by the coding sequence ATGCTCTTCATCCGCTTTATTCTGCTGGTGCTgattctccttttctttgtcaTCGCCTTCATCGGCACGACGCCGTTGCCCCTGTACTCGAACAAGATTACGAACTACAACCAGAATGGTAAGGTGGAGGTGTCGCTGTGGTTCATTAAGGTGGGAACGGTGAGCGTGACGGGCGAGAACGTGACAGAGGTGCCGACATCTTATCCGGTCCGCATTAACTACGCCGGCTGCGAGGAGTTCCGCTCTGTCTTCCGCTCCATGCAAGCTTTCGCGATTGGTGGCACTGTCTTCGGCTTCTACGCCGTGCTTGTGTCCTGCTTGCAGTGCTTCTGCCGCCTGAAGGTCAAACTGCCGCTGTTtatgtttctctttctcgccatGCTCTGCGAGCTGTGCGTCATCGTGATTGCCGGCGTCGCGTATGGCAAGGAGTTCTGCCCGAGCCTGGCCACGGACGGCAACCTCACAACCATCATTTTCAAGGGCGCGGGCTACAAGCTCGACagtgccttctctcttcatgtAGTTGCGCTGGTGGGGTATACGATTTGCCTCATCATCACCCCCTTCACCCAGCAACTCTGGTGCGGTAAAGCTTAA
- a CDS encoding transcription factor S-II-like protein (TriTrypDB/GeneDB-style sysID: LpmP.35.4260), producing the protein MSAASSEAKVRTPTEQRQVHYISDNVYTLGTLSCAVCGQAFPIYTNAWQRSTCDWCGTLHEPGTYSAFQQHLRTSCGTSGGIQTSNKVCSLDTSAALFFTEKEVGAAVEHIRQTLGDTAGAGGSSFFGVAPGSTGGVTRAGVTEVDNRIIEESFCETCGIHRSCKTFARQTRSADEGQTIFFQCTACGSEWQQNS; encoded by the coding sequence ATGTCAGCAGCTTCCAGCGAAGCTAAAGTGCGGACACCGACAGAGCAGCGTCAGGTACACTACATCTCTGATAATGTGTACACACTCGGAACGCTCAGTTGCGCCGTCTGTGGCCAGGCTTTCCCGATCTACACGAACgcgtggcagcgcagcacgtgCGACTGGTGCGGAACGCTGCATGAGCCAGGCACGTACTCAGCGTTTCAGCAACATCTTCGCACCTCGTGTGGGACAAGCGGTGGTATTCAAACGAGCAACAAGGTGTGCTCCCTGGACACCAGCGCggctctctttttcaccGAGAAGGAAGTgggtgctgcagtggagcACATTCGCCAGACCCTAGGTGACACAGCCGGTGCTGGTGGCTCCTCATTCTTTGGAGTGGCGCCCGGCTCCACGGGCGGAGTCACACGTGCCGGGGTTACCGAGGTGGACAATCGCATTATCGAGGAATCCTTCTGCGAGACGTGCGGTATCCACCGCTCTTGTAAAACCTTTGCCCGGCAAACGCGCAGCGCTGATGAGGGTCAGACCATTTTCTTCCAGTGCACAGCGTGCGGTTCGGAGTGGCAGCAGAACTCCTAA
- a CDS encoding hypothetical protein (TriTrypDB/GeneDB-style sysID: LpmP.35.4270) has translation MPMMSADESHRASAAAKKPAAAPTFSPFPPRPARGATASAMAKSNMPSSSAASGVAAAAAPSKETPSKAMDLDPTTASLECVLQIGQPTFSTQLDFIKVNRAVASLERAVERLELLSLLDATGPTPATEGNHKNANGAVTASNATAVTSATTAIFHPHNSSRGPAVLTGISHDASVATAQKVAEVLAATQEQRGCGRASVLKLLAEQRVLERRYGELLTQAQPTVSLYPGEPQLCYQCFAQAGDPAQATLQRELALVSNRLRETNRLLCTQLQDNPQDRDNWAKVCNERQELTALLRELAEELTVGYKEAFQQRQGRQQQQQANVVLDGGLQRSSTPGGIMEGVRFSCATSNGDFLSLNSNVTSAPGLARNDSRQSSTIGGGPISTESGSRTSPFHKCFGGTLQRHRTSRTTQQGPRIPLTSSYQQFAVKILQEEASQRWADDMLAKERALNQNVKQLQADLERERELKDKEVAERLAHISTLKLELRKLKASLQQRSEAAKASGEAATENLQREGAAEVRGVRQATQHNEQLLTISATAHDTFSSYLRERTAAMDTLASEWEAKTLRELKKKEAAKIDAEGSRQACAQRLTDLQHERDVQQELKEQRDSAQRAEEDDRRRSEEQRDAEYAAASVLEAALKAMMTRQALSKLQKGIKKKKKASG, from the coding sequence ATGCCGATGATGTCAGCTGATGAATCTCACAGggcctctgcagctgcaaagAAACCAGCTGCGGCTCCGACTTTTTCCCCGTTCCCGCCACGCCCGGCGAGAGGCGCCACGGCGAGCGCCATGGCAAAGAGCAACATGCCGTCTTCCAGCGCAGCTTCGggggtggcggctgccgcggctccGTCGAAGGAGACGCCCAGTAAGGCGATGGATCTTGACCCCACGACCGCGTCGCTGGAGTGCGTGCTGCAGATAGGCCAGCCGACCTTTTCTACGCAGCTAGACTTCATCAAGGTAAACCGCGCTGTGGCCTCGCTGGAGCGTGCAGTGGAGCGACTGGAGCTGCTCAGCCTTCTAGATGCAACGGgccccacccccgccacgGAAGGAAACCACAAAAATGCGAATGGTGCGGTAACTGCGTCAAATGCGACAGCTGTGACCTCCGCGACGACAGCTATCTTTCACCCACACAACTCATCGCGCGGACCAGCCGTGCTGACTGGCATCAGCCACGACGCGAGCGTTGCAACTGCGCAgaaggtggcggaggtgcttgCAGCCACTCAGGAGCAGCGTGGCTGCGGACGTGCGTCGGTGCTCAAGTTGCTTGCGGAGCAGCGAGTGCTGGAGCGCCGCTACGGAGAGCTGCTAACCCAGGCTCAACCAACTGTGTCCCTCTACCCTGGCGAACCGCAGCTGTGTTACCAGTGCTTTGCCCAAGCCGGCGACCCGGCGCAGGCAACTCTGCAACGGGAGCTTGCGTTGGTGTCTAATCGACTTCGAGAAACGAATCGTCTCTTGTGTACACAGCTTCAGGACAACCCTCAGGACAGGGATAACTGGGCAAAGGTGTGCAATGAACGACAGGAGCTCACAGCATTGCTGAGAGAGTTGGCTGAAGAGCTGACAGTAGGATACAAGGAAGCTTTTCAGCAACGGCAAggtcgacagcagcagcagcaggcaaatGTCGTTCTCGATGGTGGTCTTCAACGAAGCAGCACCCCTGGCGGTATTATGGAGGGCGTGCGCTTCAGCTGTGCAACATCCAACGGGGACTTTCTCAGCCTCAACAGCAATGTCACCAGTGCCCCTGGACTCGCCCGCAACGACAGTAGGCAGTCTTCCACGATTGGTGGCGGACCCATCTCCACTGAGAGCGGGTCGCGGACCTCACCCTTTCACAAATGTTTTGGCGGCACTTTGCAGCGGCATCGCACGTCGCGAACGACTCAGCAAGGGCCGCGCATTCCGCTCACTTCCTCTTACCAGCAGTTCGCCGTGAAGATTCTGCAAGAAGAGGCGTCCCAGCGCTGGGCTGATGACATGCTAGCCAAGGAGCGCGCGCTAAACCAAAatgtgaagcagctgcaggcggacCTTGAGCGGGAGCGTGAGCTGAAGGACAAGGAAGTTGCAGAGCGCCTTGCCCACATCTCGACATTGAAGCTGGAGCTACGCAAGCTGAAAGCCtccttgcagcagcgcagtgagGCAGCCAAGGccagcggcgaggcggccACGGAAAACCTTCAGCGCGAGGGTGCCGCCGAGGTGCGGGGGGTTCGTCAAGCGACTCAGCACaatgagcagctgctcaccaTTAGTGCTACGGCGCACGATACATTTAGCTCGTATCTGCGCGAGCGAACTGCCGCAATGGACACGTTGGCTAGTGAGTGGGAAGCCAAGACGCTGCGTGAgctcaagaagaaggaggcggcaaaGATTGATGCGGAGGGGAGTCGCCAGGCGTGTGCGCAACGTCTCACGGACCTCCAGCACGAGCGAGACGTTCAACAGGAGCTCAAGGAGCAGCGCGACTCCGCGCAAAgggctgaggaggacgatCGAAGGCGATCTGAGGAGCAGCGAGACGCCGAGTACGCAGCAGCGTCCGTGCTGGAGGCCGCTCTCaaggcgatgatgacgcGACAGGCACTTAGCAAGCTGCAGAAGGGCAtcaaaaaaaagaagaaggcgtcAGGTTAA
- a CDS encoding hypothetical protein (TriTrypDB/GeneDB-style sysID: LpmP.35.4280) — protein sequence MPRNKRPHQVKRVDGASSGKRKRAIVSPSAAPHHHTPRAQNAESTPASPKSIEDVARLFIGVNSSSSCGKAYENTERASVQLKKAKGSTKRLREDVENDTVGKRLPMKRHKSPTIGVLSSTATITTMTERKTRRPPKAAGRNEDDDDDDVELAKAVQAQTLSFLQRLSSKSSTAFWGLRDVAQGKRCTAAATAATATSSLSSSSSPSSKKAAKSSAKGTRKLLDDGKELWRVGGPYIPCYQDGDSDGGERESGHTSGSESKSSTSSSEPSWVTDSSEDMDDGSNDDGNYAEKSSPVATGASSRRGVAGARKQSGGGCLFQGGDDGVWDDD from the coding sequence ATGCCCAGGAACAAGAGACCTCACCAGGTGAAGAGGGTCGATGGGGCATCCAGCGGAAAACGAAAGCGGGCGATCGTTTCGCCATCTGCGGCCCCTCATCATCACACTCCTCGGGCACAGAATGCGGAAAGTACACCCGCTTCCCCCAAGTCCATTGAGGATGTTGCTCGTCTCTTCATCGGGGTgaatagcagcagcagctgtggcaaAGCATACGAGAACACTGAGAGAGCCAGCGTGCAACTGAAGAAAGCAAAGGGTTCGACAAAACGACTCCGTGAAGATGTAGAGAACGACACAGTGGGCAAACGCTTACCGATGAAACGGCACAAGAGTCCCACAATCGGTGTATTGTCGTCGACGGCCACGATCACCACCATGACTGAGAGGAAGACACGCAGGCCGCCCAAGGCGGCAGGGAGGAATGAGgatgatgacgacgatgatgtCGAACTGGCCAAGGCTGTACAGGCGCAGACGCTAAGCTTCCTGCAGCGCTTGAGCTCGAAGAGTAGCACAGCCTTCTGGGGGTTACGCGACGTCGCGCAAGGCAAGcgatgcactgcagcagcaacagcggctaCCGCTAcgtcatctctctcctcgtcctcctcaccctcgaGCAAGAAGGCCGCGAAAAGCAGCGCCAAGGGGACGAGGAAGCTGCTCGACGACGGGAAGGAGCTATGGCGCGTTGGCGGTCCGTACATTCCCTGTTATCAggacggcgacagcgatggGGGTGAACGAGAAAGTGGGCATACCAGCGGATCTGAATCAAAGAGTtcgacgagcagcagcgagccgTCCTGGGTGACAGACAGCAGTGAAGATATGGAtgacggcagcaacgacgacggGAACTACGCCGAAAAGAGCTCTCCTGTCGCCACTGGTGCTTCCAGCCGACGCGGGGTCGCGGGGGCGCGAAAGCaaagcggtggtggctgcctTTTTCAgggcggtgatgatggcgTCTGGGACGATGATTGA
- a CDS encoding oxidoreductase, putative (TriTrypDB/GeneDB-style sysID: LpmP.35.4290) — protein sequence MSSPSNFKKLQVISTSKDFRKSTSVVEAQLPEELPEGKVRVSVKYAGVNASDLNFVNGSYFNNTQAPFDCGFEAVGTVMKIGAGVTNVKEGDHVVLMQYGCFAEFLDAPAERCILVPELKPEYIVLPVSALTAAVALGEVGRVKKGDVALVTAAAGGTGQIAVQLLKRVYGCTVIGTCSSEEKTEFLKRIGCDHVINYKVESLDSRLHELCPKGVDVVYECVGGHVFNDAVRHLAVHGRLMIIGSISSYKSSEAIPSFPPSGTSLTTLLLVKSASLNGFFLPQFHEVIPQYMASLLQYVKSGQVQLFLDKKVFHGLSSVADAVDHLYSGTSYGKVLVEIQ from the coding sequence ATGTCGTCTCCCAGCAACTTCAAGAAGCTGCAGGTCATCTCCACCTCCAAGGACTTCCGCAAATCCACCTCCGTCGTTGAGGCGCAGCTCCCGGAGGAGTTACCGGAGGGAAAGGTTCGGGTGTCTGTGAAGTACGCCGGCGTTAACGCGAGCGACTTAAACTTCGTGAATGGCTCGTACTTCAATAACACTCAAGCACCCTTTGACTGTGGCTTTGAGGCGGTCGGCACGGTGATGAAAATTGGCGCTGGTGTCACCAACGTGAAGGAGGGCGACCACGTCGTGCTAATGCagtacggctgcttcgctgaGTTTCTCGACGCTCCTGCGGAGAGGTGCATACTGGTGCCAGAGCTGAAGCCCGAGTATATCGTGCTTCCTGTCAGCGCTCTcacagccgccgtcgcacTTGGCGAGGTGGGTCGCGTGAAGAAGGGCGACGTGGCGCTGGTGACCGCGGCGGCCGGTGGGACGGGTCAGATTGCGGTGCAACTGCTCAAACGCGTCTACGGCTGCACGGTGATTggcacctgctcctccgaGGAGAAAACCGAGTTCCTCAAGCGCATTGGCTGCGACCACGTCATCAACTACAAGGTGGAGAGCCTCGACAGCCGCCTGCACGAACTTTGTCCGAAGGGCGTGGACGTTGTTTACGAGTGCGTCGGCGGTCATGTCTTCAACGATGCCGTGCGCCACCTTGCTGTGCACGGTCGTTTGATGATAATTGGCTCAATCTCGAGCTACAAGAGCAGTGAGGCGattccctcttttcctcctaGCGGGACCTCACTGACGACGTTACTCCTGGTCAAGTCTGCGTCTCTGAATGGTTTCTTTCTCCCACAGTTCCACGAGGTCATTCCGCAGTACATGGCAAGCCTGCTGCAGTACGTGAAGAGCGGCCAAGTGCAACTCTTCTTGGACAAGAAGGTATTTCATGGATTGAGCAGTGTCGCGGACGCAGTTGATCATCTATACTCAGGCACGAGCTACGGCAAGGTCTTGGTAGAGATCCAGTAG
- a CDS encoding UDP-N-acetylglucosamine-dolichyl-phosphate N-acetylglucosaminephosphotransferase, putative (TriTrypDB/GeneDB-style sysID: LpmP.35.4300): MTVGLIESARNACVAVAAHAPVLGLILLGSVVAYVGTTRYTPKVARKLFERDIFGIDINKTTAEQRQQFAARRRAGQTEEKEFQKQAIPESLGILVGAVYLSVVMALMFCLRFLGAVGDGIENVYASLPGPLMTITVMLLLGFVDDVLDVKWRHKIILTTLGSLPLIMTYDGSLSVLMPRVFGRFGLPTMNATKEWLLSLAAAQGEPPTAFRVTAPSTWFSYAVNHCAYVDVSDSGAALVYLGPLYLVYLSMLCIFCTNSINILAGVNGVEVGQSIVIAIASVVYNLCQMRLEGQVTPDWSNTDTAVAAVRDMSSDHQLRALLLLGPFIGASLALWHYNRYPARVFVGDSYTYFAGTVLAVSSITGVYSKTLLLFFAPQVFNFIISLPQLFGIVPCPRHRVPTWNPQTNLLSSSHNYTILNVILYVFGDMHEEKLTWAILKCQTIACVFGFVVRYVLSFLLYDEVH; encoded by the coding sequence ATGACTGTTGGTCTTATCGAATCGGCCCGCAACGCGTGCGTGGCGGTCGCCGCGCACGCGCCGGTGCTCGGGCTCATTCTGCTCGGCAGCGTCGTTGCATATGTTGGAACAACGCGCTACACCCCAAAGGTGGCGAGGAAGCTCTTCGAGCGCGACATCTTTGGCATCGATATTAACAAGACCACGGCAgaacagcgccagcagtttgctgcgaggcggcgggcTGGTcagacagaggagaaggagttCCAGAAACAGGCCATCCCAGAGTCCCTCGGGATCCTCGTAGGCGCTGTGTACCTTTCTGTGGTGATGGCGCTCATGTTTTGTCTTCGGTTTCTCGGTGCCGTTGGCGACGGAATAGAAAACGTGTACGCATCGCTGCCTGGCCCCTTGATGACCATCACCGTCATGCTTCTGCTGGGTTTTGTAGATGATGTGCTGGATGTGAAATGGCGCCACAAAATCATCCTCACCACGCTCGGATCGCTACCGCTCATCATGACCTACGACGGCAGCCTGTCCGTGCTGATGCCGCGCGTGTTTGGTCGCTTTGGTTTGCCCACGATGAACGCTACGAAAGAGTGGCTTCTGAgcctcgccgctgcccaAGGGGAGCCGCCGACTGCCTTCCGCGTCACGGCTCCCTCGACGTGGTTCTCCTACGCCGTCAACCACTGTGCCTATGTTGATGTCtccgacagcggcgcagctttgGTTTACCTTGGTCCTCTCTACCTCGTTTACTTGTCCATGCTGTGCATCTTCTGCACCAACAGCATCAACATTCTTGCCGGCGTCAACGGCGTAGAGGTGGGGCAGAGCATTGTGATCGCAATTGCGTCTGTCGTGTATAACCTGTGCCAGATGCGCCTCGAAGGACAGGTGACACCAGACTGGAGCAACACCGACACCGCAGTGGCAGCCGTACGTGACATGTCGAGCGACCATCAActgcgtgcgctgctcttgctggGCCCTTTCATCGGTGCGAGCTTGGCACTCTGGCACTACAACCGCTACCCCGCTCGCGTCTTTGTAGGAGACAGCTATACCTACTTCGCTGGCACCGTACTGGCGGTTTCCAGCATCACCGGCGTGTACAGCAAGACCCTCCTGCTCTTTTTTGCGCCTCAGGTGTTCAACTTTATCATATCGCTGCCACAGCTCTTCGGCATTGTGCCGTGTCCGCGCCACCGCGTACCGACGTGGAACCCGCAAACGAACTTACTGTCGAGCAGTCACAACTACACCATCCTCAATGTCATCCTCTACGTATTCGGCGATATGCACGAGGAGAAGCTGACGTGGGCAATCCTCAAGTGTCAGACCATCGCCTGTGTTTTCGGTTTCGTGGTGCGGTACGTCCTGAGCTTCCTTCTCTACGATGAAGTGCACTAG
- a CDS encoding hypothetical protein (TriTrypDB/GeneDB-style sysID: LpmP.35.4310), translating into MSSSTWDGAGGGGGGSSSSGGVSLAVGSLADEWAFNNYHMSSFMAMEVSATIVPRFSMDRVDCLGGSYGPFAPNYPISVPLWLALYLRQTDTCTIQPPDYLCVEYLRDVIERERTNDQGFESLPFYFYEVAKKLTERGGGGGTGGGGNSGGGGGSDDGDTIPHAVEVVRLVNEIHAMRQQKLKNLMTVFEAEGSPMFIPGVLLTNIVCHELHFLRSSFGIVLQQAASMERHRQQLIRLPPVSATTVGRLPSTVGGTVPTSGVSTTRTTTTLTSTDTPDRFTSAMELSSKMGADSFIRDEVTNSQGSALTTATSVTTGMAVTSGGGTQPNATSEMTPLAQPAVKKRRTLRQT; encoded by the coding sequence ATGTCTTCATCAACGTGGGATGgggctggcggcggcggcggcggaagtagcagcagcggtggtgtcaGCCTCGCAGTCGGCTCCCTCGCAGATGAGTGGGCCTTCAACAACTACCACATGTCTTCCTTCATGGCGATGGAGGTGTCGGCGACGATTGTGCCTCGTTTTTCGATGGACCGTGTTGACTGCCTTGGCGGCAGCTACGGGCCCTTTGCACCAAACTACCCCATCAGCGTACCGCTCTGGCTTGCCCTGTACCTACGACAGACCGACACGTGCACAATCCAACCCCCAGACTACCTCTGCGTGGAGTATTTGCGCGACGTCATTGAGCGAGAGCGCACCAACGATCAGGGATTTGAGAGCCTGCCCTTTTACTTCTACGAAGTTGCTAAGAAGCTGACGGaacgaggtggtggcggcgggaCCGGGGGCGGAGGCAatagcggtggcggcggcggctccgaCGACGGTGACACAATTCCTCACGCAGTGGAAGTTGTTCGCCTTGTCAATGAAATACATGCAatgcggcagcagaagctcAAGAATCTCATGACAGTCTTTGAGGCGGAAGGGTCACCGATGTTCATTCCAGGCGTCTTGCTGACAAACATCGTTTGCCATGAGCTGCACTTTCTGCGAAGCAGCTTTGGGattgtgctgcagcaggccgcGTCGATGGaacggcaccggcagcagttGATCCGATTGCCACCCGTTTCGGCCACCACTGTGGGTCGCCTGCCCTCTACCGTGGGTGGGACGGTACCGACGAGTGGAGTGAGCACGACACGCACGACCACGACGCTGACCTCGACAGACACGCCAGACCGATTCACCTCAGCGATGGAGCTTTCCTCTAAAATGGGCGCCGACAGCTTCATACGCGACGAAGTCACAAACTCGCAAGGATCGGCCCTGACAACCGCAACATCGGTGACAACAGGGATGGCCGTGACATCGGGTGGTGGCACTCAGCCCAATGCGACGTCGGAGATGACACCACTGGCGCAGCCCGCGGTGAAGAAGCGCCGTACCTTACGGCAGACGTAA
- a CDS encoding hypothetical protein (TriTrypDB/GeneDB-style sysID: LpmP.35.4320): MFRKRRSSKEMAPEVLLLLRHPSRYPGDLLQGVVIVDIPFPSDILALEVRICGDENSILGGLIMPDKNPEARNTIYYDQFITLRGIDHDLLEMKRSLQDSRRTPVSRGAVARESIWLPDEAQGLRTGLNGTLCLPSSSTGDEVPEFAASMVHDASGATVHLIPGIYSYPFSLVLPDNLPASRELSRGSDGRCVLQYRAIASLIMTSGKIHTSVTGFRVNPLPVQVQRWYQLHGAEQQLCGDAVDGSTANGNEADSRPGVMSRLMSSAGTVRASKAKEDRENVHQRRLHHYLQFSEDQLALESAVYAEAAGRRAKEKKHRMRERNARENGSLLMAAETKTVTKKGTSRKLRSQQELEEVEKRSLDSMDDAVSAANVLDYDANDEIYAFVPDVCSPTVAESINGEEEDGNVSVHHSKEETSVVRSSVLEVRGERRKWRHHGGENDVINSPTHTAMVKSNVVTLTCTPSEKDFPTHLEVRHANRTEVVSREAAGGSNVEERKGRRSRNTKLHRRRRRFQPPPWNQEFFINLRSGFLRTGKVRVVLSLRSPLVTVGVGKVGASVLIDNSDGTGAISRVKYSLVTRCYIRSKAEVYNFQVNTVETNCDVAVEKGSVLQLPEVELPVSKSTPLTILTEGMGTLTFLSVRLYVNTTLKTFSRSVATEVVLVSGQDILNCSRRLLRWSCFFRRRRGEDARDITVHPPTINLSEKNSKLHIMYTGNRGATEDPDGFLLQSNDTDMSLMAPAAVSRSMRILRRSQRISQATPPIDTRVLTRALNYEEAVFVPHDDDDVMGFPKHMDPIAGLNPFAAPACDGKSTLTAGDSDKTLCGEVLPAS; encoded by the coding sequence ATGTTCCGTAAACGCCGGTCCTCGAAGGAGATGGCGCCGGAGGTGTTACTACTGCTACGCCACCCATCTCGCTACCCTGGAGACCTTCTTCAAGGCGTCGTCATTGTTGATATACCTTTTCCTAGCGATATCCTCGCACTTGAGGTGCGGATCTGCGGAGATGAAAACTCAATTCTGGGTGGGCTGATTATGCCCGACAAAAACCCCGAGGCACGTAATACGATTTACTACGATCAGTTCATCACGTTGAGAGGAATTGATCATGACCTTTTGGAGATGAAGCGCTCGCTGCAGGACTCCCGCCGCACCCCCGTATCGCGTGGAGCCGTTGCTCGGGAGTCGATCTGGCTCCCTGATGAGGCGCAGGGACTCAGAACTGGGCTCAACGGTACGCTGTGTCTACCGTCATCCTCAACCGGCGACGAGGTGCCGGAGTTCGCAGCGTCCATGGTCCATGACGCTTCGGGGGCGACGGTTCATCTCATCCCTGGCATCTACTCGTATCCTTTCTCGCTAGTCCTTCCAGACAACCTGCCCGCATCACGTGAGCTATCTCGCGGGAGCGATGGTCGCTGCGTGTTGCAGTACCGTGCCATCGCCTCTCTCATCATGACAAGCGGCAAGATCCACACCTCCGTGACGGGATTCCGCGTGAAcccgctgccggtgcaggTGCAGCGCTGGTATCAGCTACACGGAGCTGAGCAGCAACTCTGCGGAGATGCAGTGGACGGCAGCACGGCAAACGGTAATGAGGCCGACTCACGCCCTGGTGTCATGTCACGCCTCATGTCCTCCGCTGGGACCGTACGGGCGAGCAAGGCGAAGGAGGATCGTGAAAACGTGcatcagcgccgcctgcaccacTACCTCCAGTTTTCAGAGGACCAGCTCGCGCTCGAAAGTGCTGTCTATGCAGAGGCAGCCGGCAGGcgagcgaaggaaaagaaacaccGGATGCGCGAGAGGAATGCCAGGGAAAATGGCTCACTGCTGATGGCGGCTGAGACTAAGACTGTGACGAAGAAGGGCACGTCAAGGAAGCTGCGAAGTCAACAGGAgctcgaggaggtggagaaacGGTCCTTGGATAGCATGGATGATGCTGTTAGCGCGGCAAACGTGTTGGATTACGACGCCAATGACGAGATATACGCCTTTGTGCCGGATGTGTGCTCTCCTACCGTGGCAGAGAGTATCaatggggaagaggaggatggcAATGTCAGTGTCCACCACAGCAAGGAAGAGACGAGTGTGGTGCGTTCCTCAGTGCTCGAGGTTAGGGGCGAGAGGCGCAAATGGCGCCATCACGGTGGCGAAAACGATGTGATTAACTCGCCGACCCACACAGCCATGGTGAAGAGCAATGTGGTGACACTCACCTGCACGCCGTCCGAGAAAGACTTCCCGACGCACTTGGAGGTGCGGCACGCCAACCGAACGGAGGTCGTCtcgcgcgaggcggcgggcGGGAGCaacgtggaggagaggaaggggaggcggTCCCGCAACACGAAGCtacaccgccgccgacgccgcttCCAGCCACCACCTTGGAACCAAGAATTTTTCATCAATCTTCGAAGTGGGTTTCTGCGCACAGGCAAGGTGAGGGTTGTCCTCTCACTCCGCAGCCCGTTAGTGACGGTCGGTGTCGGCAAGGTTGGTGCGAGTGTCCTCATCGACAATTCAGATGGCACTGGGGCCATCTCACGTGTTAAATACTCCCTTGTCACGCGATGCTACATCCGCTCCAAGGCAGAGGTCTACAACTTCCAGGTCAACACTGTGGAAACAAACTGCGACGTAGCTGTGGAGAAGGGCAGTGTGTTGCAGCTGccggaggtggagctgcctGTGTCGAAGTCGACACCCCTCACCATACTGACCGAGGGTATGGGCACCCTCACCTTCCTGAGTGTACGACTCTACGTCAACACCACTCTGAAGACGTTCTCGAGGTCTGTGGCGACGGAAGTGGTGCTCGTGTCGGGGCAAGACATCCTCaactgcagccgccgcctgctTCGCTGGTCGTGCTttttccgccgccgccgtggcgagGACGCCCGCGATATCACCGTGCACCCGCCGACGATTAATCTCTCCGAGAAGAATTCAAAGCTGCACATTATGTACACGGGCAACAGGGGTGCTACCGAGGATCCGGACGGTTTCTTGTTGCAGAGCAACGATACTGACATGTCCCTCATGGCACCAGCTGCGGTAAGTCGCTCTATGCGCATCCTGCGCAGGAGCCAGCGTATTTCCCAGGCGACACCGCCAATCGATACCCGAGTGCTGACCAGAGCACTCAACTACGAGGAGGCCGTCTTTGTGCCGcacgatgacgatgatgtGATGGGCTTCCCAAAGCACATGGATCCTATAGCGGGGCTCAACCCATTTGCCGCCCCGGCCTGTGATGGCAAGAGCACCCTGACAGCAGGTGATAGCGACAAGACGCTGTGTGGCGAGGTGTTGCCTGCTAGTTAG